The Lolium perenne isolate Kyuss_39 unplaced genomic scaffold, Kyuss_2.0 unplaced48, whole genome shotgun sequence genome includes a region encoding these proteins:
- the LOC127321852 gene encoding NAD(P)H-quinone oxidoreductase subunit 5, chloroplastic, which translates to MEHTYQYAWVIPLLPLPVIMSMGFGLFFIPTATRNLRRIWAFPSVLFLSIAMVFSIQLSIQQINGSSIYQYLWSWTVNNDFSLEFGYLIDPLTSIMLILITTVGILVLIYSDGYMSHDEGYLRFFVYISFFTTSMLGLVTSSNLIQIYFFWELVGMCSYLLIGFWFTRPIAASACQKAFVTNRVGDFGLLLGILGFFWITGSLEFRDLFKIANNWIPNNGINSLLTTLCAFLLFLGAVAKSAQFPLHVWLPDAMEGPTPISALIHAATMVAAGIFLLARLFPLFISLPLIMTLISLVGTITLFLGATLAIAQRDIKRSLAYSTMSQLGYMMLALGIGSYQAALFHLITHAYSKALLFLGSGSIIHSMEPLVGYSPEKSQNMVLMGGLRKYIPITRTTFLWGTLSLCGIPPLACFWSKDEILSNSWLYSPFFGIIASFTAGLTAFYMFRIYLLTFDGYLRVHFQNYSTTKEGYLYSISLWGKKIPKRVNRDFILSTTKNGVAFFSQKRPKMKGNTRNRIGYFSTSFGAKNTFAYPHEMGNTMLFPLLILLLFTLFIGFIGISFDNGAMDNGIAELTLLSKWLTPSINLTQESSNSSINSYEFLTNAISSVSLAIFGLFIAYILYGSPYSFFQNLDLINSFYKESPKKYFFFLDQVKKKIYSWSYNRGYMDIFYTRVFTLGIRRLTELTEFFDKGIIDGITNGVGLVSFCIGEEIKYVGGGRISSYLFFFLCYVSVFLFFFIS; encoded by the coding sequence ATGGAACATACATATCAATATGCATGGGTAATCCCTCTTCTCCCACTTCCAGTTATTATGTCAATGGGGTTTGGCCTTTTTTTTATTCCGACAGCAACAAGAAATCTTCGTCGCATATGGGCTTTTCCTAGTGTTTTATTCTTAAGTATAGCTATGGTATTCTCCATTCAACTGTCTATTCAACAAATAAATGGAAGTTCTATCTATCAGTACCTATGGTCTTGGACCGTCAATAATGATTTTTCCTTAGAATTTGGATACTTGATTGACCCACTTACTTCTATTATGTTAATACTAATTACTACTGTAGGAATCCTGGTTCTTATTTATAGTGATGGTTATATGTCTCACGATGAAGGATATTTGAGATTTTTTGTTTATATAAGTTTTTTCACTACTTCTATGTTGGGATTGGTTACTAGCTCCAATTTGATACAAATTTATTTTTTTTGGGAACTCGTGGGAATGTGTTCCTATTTATTGATAGGCTTTTGGTTTACACGACCGATCGCCGCGAGTGCTTGTCAAAAAGCTTTTGTAACTAATCGTGTAGGAGATTTTGGTTTATTATTAGGAATTTTAGGTTTTTTTTGGATAACAGGTAGTTTAGAGTTTAGGGATTTGTTCAAAATAGCTAATAACTGGATTCCTAATAATGGAATTAACTCTTTACTTACTACTTTGTGTGCTTTTTTATTATTCCTTGGTGCAGTTGCGAAATCTGCACAATTCCCTCTTCACGTATGGTTACCAGATGCTATGGAAGGACCCACTCCCATTTCGGCTCTTATACACGCAGCAACTATGGTTGCTGCCGGGATTTTTCTTCTAGCtcggctttttcctcttttcataTCTCTACCTTTGATAATGACTTTAATTTCTTTAGTAGGTACAATAACACTTTTCTTAGGAGCTACTTTAGCTATTGCTCAAAGAGATATTAAAAGAAGCTTAGCCTATTCTACAATGTCTCAATTGGGTTATATGATGTTAGCTCTAGGTATAGGTTCTTATCAAGCTGCTTTATTTCATTTGATCACTCATGCTTATTCAAAAGCTTTATTGTTCTTGGGATCTGGATCCATTATTCATTCAATGGAACCTCTTGTTGGATATTCACCAGAAAAAAGTCAGAATATGGTTCTTATGGGCGGTTTAAGAAAATACATTCCAATTACAAGAACAACTTTTTTATGGGGTACACTTTCTCTTTGTGGTATTCCACCTCTTGCTTGCTTTTGGTCCAAAGATGAGATTCTTAGTAATAGTTGGTTGTATTCGCCCTTTTTTGGAATAATAGCCTCCTTTACTGCAGGATTAACTGCCTTTTATATGTTTCGGATATATTTACTTACATTTGATGGGTATTTGCGTGTTCATTTTCAAAATTACAGTACCACTAAAGAGGGTTACTTGTATTCAATATCCTTATGGGGAAAAAAGATACCCAAAAGAGTTAATAGGGATTTCATTTTATCAACAACaaagaatggagttgctttttttTCACAAAAGAGACCCAAAATGAAAGGTAATACAAGAAATAGAATAGGATACTTTAGTACGTCCTTTGGGGCTAAAAACACTTTTGCTTATCCGCATGAAATGGGGAATACTATGTTATTTCCTCTTCTGATATTACTGCTTTTTACTTTATTCATTGGATTTATAGGAATCTCTTTTGATAATGGAGCAATGGATAATGGAATAGCGGAGTTAACCCTATTATCAAAGTGGTTAACTCCCTCAATAAACTTGACTCAAGAAAGTTCTAATTCTTCTATAAATTCATATGAATTTCTTACTAATGCTATTTCTTCTGTAAGTCTAGCCATCTTtggtttattcatagcatatatctTATATGGATCCCCTTATTCTTTTTTTCAGAATTTGGATTTAATAAATTCCTTTTACAAGGAAAGTCCGAAAAAATACTTTTTCTTTTTAGATCAAGTAAAAAAAAAGATATACAGTTGGTCATATAATCGCGGTTATATGGATATTTTTTATACTAGGGTCTTTACTCTCGGTATAAGAAGATTAACCGAACTAACGGAGTTTTTCGATAAGGGTATCATTGATGGAATTACCAATGGAGTGGGTCTTGTTAGTTTTTGTATAGGAGAAGAAATTAAATATGTAGGAGGAGGGCGAATCTCGTCTTATTTATTCTTTTTTTTATGTTATGTATCCGTTTTTTTATTCTTTTTTATTTCTTAA